The proteins below come from a single Takifugu flavidus isolate HTHZ2018 chromosome 6, ASM371156v2, whole genome shotgun sequence genomic window:
- the slc44a2 gene encoding choline transporter-like protein 2 isoform X1 translates to METDEKNPDPKYGEARKFDPNFKGPIHNRGCTDVLCCIIFILALLGYFAVGIIAWSQGDPRKVIYPTDSRGQFCGQAGTPLEKKPLLFYFNILKCASPLVLLEFQCPTTQLCVERCPDRHLTLVKAKVGNKDDREYYRQYCKEGVDFAKLSPPEILKEGLCPAMLMPSKAFTRRCLPALGTMKGGVVVVGNETVFDAGEGTSVNASDILEASKKSNAVVEARQVAMRIFEDYTQSWYWILLGLVIAMVISLIFIVLLRFLAGIMVWVMIVLVILVIGYGIFHCYMEFASLKDQPGSDITIRDLGLQTDFAVYLQIRQTWLAFMIILAIVEVIIILLLIFLRKRLLIAIALIKEASKAVGHVMSSLFYPLLTFALLAVVIAYWAITAVFLSTSNEQVYKVFNNSDCAYALDNCNPKTFNTSNVSTECPDAECLFAFYGGETLYHKYLILFQFYNVFLFFWCANFVTALGQVTLAGAFASYYWAFKKPEDIPASPICASLGRALRYHTGSLAFGSLILSLVQVIRVLLEYLDHKLKGAQNRFAKFLLSCLKCCFWCLEKCIKFLNRNAYIMIAIYGKSFCPSARDAFFLLMRNIIRVAVLDKVTDFLLFLGKLLIVGIVGIFSFFFFSGKIKAVEDAAPSLNYYWVPILTVVVGSYLIAHGFFSVYAMCVDTLFLCFCEDLERNDGSAERPYFMSPELHEILSKTKLLEEDKDGVEQVDEAKQADEVKQEEQTPLQQQQDGEVQLKQQSLLSQNEEEQPLQARTDREEPKEEKSEEQKVSKTEQVENAATEEEEVGEEEEAAAGKQEGKAEVVPPSAAEAEEETGEEQEEKKEEEKPSCESRE, encoded by the exons GGGAGGCCAGGAAGTTTGATCCAAACTTCAAGGGGCCGATTCACAACAG GGGCTGCACAGATGTCCTCTGCTGTATAATCTTCATCTTAGCCTTACTGGGATATTTTGCTGTGGGTATCATTG cctggTCCCAGGGTGACCCTAGGAAGGTGATCTATCCCacagacagcagggggcagttcTGCGGCCAAGCCGGAACACCTTTGGA GAAGAAGCCTCTCCTGTTTTACTTTAACATCCTGAAATGTGCCAgtcctctggtgctgctggagtttCAGTGCCCCACCACACAG ttGTGTGTGGAGCGTTGTCCTGACCGGCACCTCACCTTGGTGAAGGCCAAGGTAGGCAACAAAGACGACCGTGAATACTACAGGCAGTACTGCAAGGAAGGTGTGGACTTTGCCAAACTG AGTCCGCCAGAAATCCTAAAGGAGGGGTTGTGTCCAGCCATGCTGATGCCGAGTAAAGCCT TCACGCgtcgctgcctccctgccttgGGCACCATGAAAGGTGGGGTGGTTGTTGTGGGCAACGAGACCGTTTTTGATGCCGGAGAAGGAACCAGCGTCAACGCTTCGGACATTCTGGAGGCTTCCAA AAAATCAAATGCAGTTGTGGAAGCGCGCCAGGTGGCCATGAGAATCTTTGAGGATTACACTCAGTCATGGTACTGGATTTTGCT GGGTCTGGTGATCGCCATGGTCATCAGCTTGATTTTCATTGTCCTGCTGCGATTTCTGGCTGGTATCATGGTCTGGGTCATGATTGTTCTGGTTATTCTGGTCATTGGATACG gtatTTTCCACTGTTACATGGAGTTTGCCAGTCTAAAAGACCAGCCCGGTTCTGACATTACCATCCGTGACCTGGGCCTGCAGACAGACTTTGCTGTGTACCTGCAGATTAGACAGACCTGGCTGGCGTTCA TGATCATTTTGGCCATTGTGGAGGTCATCATCATCCTGCTACTCATCTTCCTCAGGAAGAGACTCCTAATTGCCATCGCTCTGATCAAAGAGGCCAGCAA AGCCGTTGGACATGTGATGTCGTCTCTGTTCTACCCActgctgacctttgccctcctTGCGGTGGTGATTGCTTACTGGGCCATTACTGCTGT CTTCTTGTCCACATCTAATGAGCAGGTGTACAAAGTGTTCAACAACAGCGACTGTGCGTACGCACTTGACAACTGCAACCCTAAG ACATTCAACACCTCCAATGTTTCCACCGAGTGTCCCGATGCAGAGTGCCTGTTTGCCTTCTATGGTGGGGAGACCCTCTACCATAAATACCTCATCCTGTTCCAGTTCTACAACGTTTTCCTGTTCTTCTGGTGTGCCAACTTTGTGACGGCCCTGGGCCAGGTCACCCTGGCAGGGGCCTTCGCCTCATATTATTGGGCATTCAAAAAGCCTGAAGATATTCCCGCCAGCCCCATCTGTGCTTCCTTGGGCCGGGCCCTTCG ATACCACACGGGTTCTTTGGCTTTTGGTTCGCTAATCTTGTCTTTGGTCCAAGTGATCAGGGTCCTCCTGGAGTACCTGGATCATAAGTTGAAAG GTGCTCAGAACCGGTTTGCCAAATTCCTGTTGAGCTGCTTGAAGTGCTGCTTCTGGTGTCTGGAGAAATGCATTAAGTTCCTTAACAGGAACGCCTACATCATG ATTGCTATTTATGGAAAGAGTTTCTGCCCCTCGGCTCGAGAtgccttttttcttctcatgagGAACATCATCAG GGTGGCTGTTTTAGATAAAGTCacagacttcctgttgtttctgGGGAAACTGCTCATCGTTGGAATTGTTG GgatcttctctttcttcttcttctctggaaaaATCAAAGCAGTGGAGGATGCTGCGCCGTCTCTGAACTACTACTGGGTGCCGATACTG ACGGTGGTAGTGGGATCCTACCTCATCGCCCATGGCTTCTTCAGTGTGTACGCCATGTGTGTGGACACGCTGTTCCTCTGCTTCT GTGAGGATTTGGAAAGAAATGATGGCTCGGCTGAAAGGCCTTACTTCATGTCGCCTGAGCTGCATGAAATTCTCTCCAAAACCAAACTGCTGGAGGAGGATAAAGACGGCGTGgagcaggtggatgaggccAAGCAGGCGGATGAGGtgaaacaggaggagcagaccccgcttcagcagcagcaagatGGGGAGGTCCAACTGAAGCAGCAGAGCCTGCTCAGCCAGAacgaggaggagcagcctcTGCAGGCCCGGACGGACAGGGAAGAGccgaaggaggagaagagcgaaGAGCAAAAAGTCAGCAAGacagagcaggtggaaaacGCAgccacagaagaggaggaagtcggggaggaagaggaggcggctgCGGGGAAGCAGGAGGGAAAGGCAGAGGTCGTGCCGCCCTCTGCTGCGGAGGCTGAGGAAGAGACTGGTGAAGaacaagaagagaaaaaagaggaggaaaaacctTCCTGTGAATCACGCGAGTAG
- the odad3 gene encoding coiled-coil domain-containing protein 151, which yields MQKFSAMKDPHQIMEKQRKLQLLESDRAAQCEGFQWSIEKNAESIQQLRQQNKRLFKRLSEAIACKKGVIDEAFNKRGVEKEAYRNMSGKDALMIQDQKVLSKMKRLNAQKHVTQTKQQQLAELEREYQRMNAKAGGGAQAADAHARKKEEDAMMLRAQENRLEKIQFKCKEAENITVNYQRVKRHLQEESLTFQSILDSLEAEILKYREELNKMQMMNNEAQLSKKAVKSELQGQQELLSKERKEREHIISDYKKKTEKHKAPAEKVEGKKTGMMMMMVMQPDDMSSEALQSEPIVERKEALSTFEDAYRCIKEATGVTNAQEILERFTVQKETHQHLLKLKEDNKKMLQQLREQKELLTKELEDVKYSGEAQVSSDLEVEWKQRLQAQQQRHDASKQHLDQMRKSLSTVRAGVEHLAARLHHIELREEGTPEASTDPDEAALAQLMQFELKLQQLKRELQGQDLAALLKEMEEEKFYVRIEEKLPAHNTRIKLPELRMRDDRYQEAEEGDVLTREELKHQSQLIVESKSKKKPWKNEKF from the exons ATGCAAAAATTCAGTGCGATGAAAGACCCGCATCAAATAATGGAAAAACAGCGCAAACTCCAACTACTGG AGAGCGACAGAGCAGCGCAATGTGAAGGCTTTCAGTGGAGCATCGAGAAGAACGCGGAGTCCATCCagcagctgaggcagcagaacaAGAGGCTGTTTAAAAGGCTGTCCGAAGCCATCGCT tGTAAAAAAGGTGTTATCGATGAAGCTTTTAACAAAAGGGGTGTGGAGAAGGAAGCCTACCGCAATATGTCAGGAAAG GATGCCCTGATGATACAAGACCAGAAGGTGTTGTCCAAGATGAAGCGCCTCAATGCCCAAAAACACgtcacacagacaaaacagcaacaacttGCCGAGCTGGAGCGGGAGTACCAGCGAATGAACGCAAAGGCTGGTGGTGGAGCGCAGGCTGCTGATGCCCATGCTCggaaaaaggaggaggatgCCATG ATGCTGCGAGCACAAGAGAACAGGCTGGAGAAGATACAGTTTAAATGCAAGGAGGCCGAAAATATCACAGTTAACTATCAGAGAGTGAAAAGGCACCTGCAG GAGGAGAGTCTAACTTTCCAGAGCATTCTGGACAGTCTGGAGGCAGAAATCCTGAAGTACAGAGAGGAGCTAAACAAGATGCAGATGATGAACAATGAGGCTCAGCTCTCCAAAAAGGCTGTGAAG AGTGAGTTGCAGGGGCAGCAAGAGCTTCTCTCCAAAGAGCGCAAGGAGAGGGAGCACATCATATCTGACTAcaagaaaaagactgaaaagcATAAAGCCCCAGCAGAGAAAGTTGAGGGAAAG aaaacggggatgatgatgatgatggtgatgcaaCCGGATGATATGAGCAGTGAAGCACTGCAAAGCGAGCCCATAGTGGAAAGGAAAGAGGCCCTCTCCACTTTTGAGGATGCCTACAGATGCATCAAGGAGGCCACTGGAGTCACAAACGCACAG GAGATATTGGAGCGCTTCACCGTCCAGAAGGAAACGCACCAACATCTGCTGAAGCTCAAAGAAGACAACAAgaagatgctgcagcagctccgggaGCAAAAGGAGCTCCTGACCAAAGAACTGGAAGACGTAAAATACTCCGGGGAAGCTCAGGTTTCCAG TGACCTAGAAGTGGAGTGGAAACAAAGGCTGCAGGCTCAACAGCAGAGGCATGACGCCAGTAAACAGCACCTGGATCAGATGCGAAAATCCCTCAGCACAGTCCGAGCTGGGGTGGAGCACCTGGCAGCCAGGCTGCACCACATTGAGCTG agagaggagggaaccCCCGAGGCGTCCACAGACCCCGATGAGGCTGCGCTCGCACAGTTGATGCAGTttgagctgaagctgcagcagttgAAGCGGGAGCTTCAGGGGCAGGACCTGGCTGCCTTAttgaaggagatggaggaggagaag TTCTACGTCAGAATCGAGGAGAAGCTGCCAGCTCACAACACTCGTATAAAGCTGCCGGAGCTCCGGATGAGAGATG ACAGGTACCAGGAAGCGGAGGAAGGTGACGTCCTGACCCGGGAGGAGCTGAAGCACCAATCACAGCTGATTGTTGAGTCAAAGTCCAAGAAGAAGCCCTGGAAGAATGAAAAGTTCTGA
- the slc44a2 gene encoding choline transporter-like protein 2 isoform X3: METDEKNPDPKYGEARKFDPNFKGPIHNRGCTDVLCCIIFILALLGYFAVGIIAWSQGDPRKVIYPTDSRGQFCGQAGTPLEKKPLLFYFNILKCASPLVLLEFQCPTTQLCVERCPDRHLTLVKAKVGNKDDREYYRQYCKEGVDFAKLSPPEILKEGLCPAMLMPSKAFTRRCLPALGTMKGGVVVVGNETVFDAGEGTSVNASDILEASKKSNAVVEARQVAMRIFEDYTQSWYWILLGLVIAMVISLIFIVLLRFLAGIMVWVMIVLVILVIGYGIFHCYMEFASLKDQPGSDITIRDLGLQTDFAVYLQIRQTWLAFMIILAIVEVIIILLLIFLRKRLLIAIALIKEASKAVGHVMSSLFYPLLTFALLAVVIAYWAITAVFLSTSNEQVYKVFNNSDCAYALDNCNPKTFNTSNVSTECPDAECLFAFYGGETLYHKYLILFQFYNVFLFFWCANFVTALGQVTLAGAFASYYWAFKKPEDIPASPICASLGRALRYHTGSLAFGSLILSLVQVIRVLLEYLDHKLKGAQNRFAKFLLSCLKCCFWCLEKCIKFLNRNAYIMIAIYGKSFCPSARDAFFLLMRNIIRVAVLDKVTDFLLFLGKLLIVGIVGIFSFFFFSGKIKAVEDAAPSLNYYWVPILTVVVGSYLIAHGFFSVYAMCVDTLFLCFLEDLERNDGSAERPYFMSQNLLTLLKKSNEETKSVV, translated from the exons GGGAGGCCAGGAAGTTTGATCCAAACTTCAAGGGGCCGATTCACAACAG GGGCTGCACAGATGTCCTCTGCTGTATAATCTTCATCTTAGCCTTACTGGGATATTTTGCTGTGGGTATCATTG cctggTCCCAGGGTGACCCTAGGAAGGTGATCTATCCCacagacagcagggggcagttcTGCGGCCAAGCCGGAACACCTTTGGA GAAGAAGCCTCTCCTGTTTTACTTTAACATCCTGAAATGTGCCAgtcctctggtgctgctggagtttCAGTGCCCCACCACACAG ttGTGTGTGGAGCGTTGTCCTGACCGGCACCTCACCTTGGTGAAGGCCAAGGTAGGCAACAAAGACGACCGTGAATACTACAGGCAGTACTGCAAGGAAGGTGTGGACTTTGCCAAACTG AGTCCGCCAGAAATCCTAAAGGAGGGGTTGTGTCCAGCCATGCTGATGCCGAGTAAAGCCT TCACGCgtcgctgcctccctgccttgGGCACCATGAAAGGTGGGGTGGTTGTTGTGGGCAACGAGACCGTTTTTGATGCCGGAGAAGGAACCAGCGTCAACGCTTCGGACATTCTGGAGGCTTCCAA AAAATCAAATGCAGTTGTGGAAGCGCGCCAGGTGGCCATGAGAATCTTTGAGGATTACACTCAGTCATGGTACTGGATTTTGCT GGGTCTGGTGATCGCCATGGTCATCAGCTTGATTTTCATTGTCCTGCTGCGATTTCTGGCTGGTATCATGGTCTGGGTCATGATTGTTCTGGTTATTCTGGTCATTGGATACG gtatTTTCCACTGTTACATGGAGTTTGCCAGTCTAAAAGACCAGCCCGGTTCTGACATTACCATCCGTGACCTGGGCCTGCAGACAGACTTTGCTGTGTACCTGCAGATTAGACAGACCTGGCTGGCGTTCA TGATCATTTTGGCCATTGTGGAGGTCATCATCATCCTGCTACTCATCTTCCTCAGGAAGAGACTCCTAATTGCCATCGCTCTGATCAAAGAGGCCAGCAA AGCCGTTGGACATGTGATGTCGTCTCTGTTCTACCCActgctgacctttgccctcctTGCGGTGGTGATTGCTTACTGGGCCATTACTGCTGT CTTCTTGTCCACATCTAATGAGCAGGTGTACAAAGTGTTCAACAACAGCGACTGTGCGTACGCACTTGACAACTGCAACCCTAAG ACATTCAACACCTCCAATGTTTCCACCGAGTGTCCCGATGCAGAGTGCCTGTTTGCCTTCTATGGTGGGGAGACCCTCTACCATAAATACCTCATCCTGTTCCAGTTCTACAACGTTTTCCTGTTCTTCTGGTGTGCCAACTTTGTGACGGCCCTGGGCCAGGTCACCCTGGCAGGGGCCTTCGCCTCATATTATTGGGCATTCAAAAAGCCTGAAGATATTCCCGCCAGCCCCATCTGTGCTTCCTTGGGCCGGGCCCTTCG ATACCACACGGGTTCTTTGGCTTTTGGTTCGCTAATCTTGTCTTTGGTCCAAGTGATCAGGGTCCTCCTGGAGTACCTGGATCATAAGTTGAAAG GTGCTCAGAACCGGTTTGCCAAATTCCTGTTGAGCTGCTTGAAGTGCTGCTTCTGGTGTCTGGAGAAATGCATTAAGTTCCTTAACAGGAACGCCTACATCATG ATTGCTATTTATGGAAAGAGTTTCTGCCCCTCGGCTCGAGAtgccttttttcttctcatgagGAACATCATCAG GGTGGCTGTTTTAGATAAAGTCacagacttcctgttgtttctgGGGAAACTGCTCATCGTTGGAATTGTTG GgatcttctctttcttcttcttctctggaaaaATCAAAGCAGTGGAGGATGCTGCGCCGTCTCTGAACTACTACTGGGTGCCGATACTG ACGGTGGTAGTGGGATCCTACCTCATCGCCCATGGCTTCTTCAGTGTGTACGCCATGTGTGTGGACACGCTGTTCCTCTGCTTCT TGGAAGATCTGGAGCGCAACGATGGATCAGCAGAGAGGCCGTATTTCATGTCGCAGAATCTGTTGACCCTGCTGAAAAAGTCAAACGAAGAGACCAAATCTGTGGTTTAA
- the LOC130526691 gene encoding ral guanine nucleotide dissociation stimulator-like 3 yields MRTTLGACGGGGGGKSQGLRSRVGKMKRLLWLRPPRSVEVHLDTEPGVWLTGFQLLDTGGQCEDPVQEWGEEEEEGAVFGITLRREPVLPASATAELPAAFIQYHTVKVRRLKAATLERLVTHLLEPERQGRTSFMSSLRPTELSPPPAPSSSCCSRGQTQPAGD; encoded by the exons ATGAGGACTACCCTTGGTGCGTGCGGGGGGGGCGGCGGAGGGAAGTCCCAGGGCCTCCGCAGCCGGGTGGGCAAGATGAAGAGGCTGCTGTGGCTCAGACCGCCCCGCAGCGTGGAGGTCCACCTGGACACGGAGCCTGGCGTGTGGCTGACCGGCTTCCAGCTGCTGGACACTGGCGGACAGTGTGAG GACCCGGTGCAGGAgtggggcgaggaggaggaggagggggctgtgTTTGGCATCACGCTGCGGAGGGAGCCCGTCCTGCCGGCCTCGGCCACAGCAGAGCTCCCCGCGGCCTTCATCCAGTACCACACTGTGAAGGTACGTCGGCTGAAGGCCGCCACCTTGGAGCGCCTTGTCACCCACCTGCTGGAGCCAGAACGCCAGGGCCGGACTTCCTTCATGTCTTCCTTGCGACCTACAGAGCTTTCACCACCACCGGCACCCTCATCGAGCTGCTGTTCCAGAGGTCAGACTCAGCCTGCAGGAGATTAA
- the slc44a2 gene encoding choline transporter-like protein 2 isoform X2, producing MTKYERQGEARKFDPNFKGPIHNRGCTDVLCCIIFILALLGYFAVGIIAWSQGDPRKVIYPTDSRGQFCGQAGTPLEKKPLLFYFNILKCASPLVLLEFQCPTTQLCVERCPDRHLTLVKAKVGNKDDREYYRQYCKEGVDFAKLSPPEILKEGLCPAMLMPSKAFTRRCLPALGTMKGGVVVVGNETVFDAGEGTSVNASDILEASKKSNAVVEARQVAMRIFEDYTQSWYWILLGLVIAMVISLIFIVLLRFLAGIMVWVMIVLVILVIGYGIFHCYMEFASLKDQPGSDITIRDLGLQTDFAVYLQIRQTWLAFMIILAIVEVIIILLLIFLRKRLLIAIALIKEASKAVGHVMSSLFYPLLTFALLAVVIAYWAITAVFLSTSNEQVYKVFNNSDCAYALDNCNPKTFNTSNVSTECPDAECLFAFYGGETLYHKYLILFQFYNVFLFFWCANFVTALGQVTLAGAFASYYWAFKKPEDIPASPICASLGRALRYHTGSLAFGSLILSLVQVIRVLLEYLDHKLKGAQNRFAKFLLSCLKCCFWCLEKCIKFLNRNAYIMIAIYGKSFCPSARDAFFLLMRNIIRVAVLDKVTDFLLFLGKLLIVGIVGIFSFFFFSGKIKAVEDAAPSLNYYWVPILTVVVGSYLIAHGFFSVYAMCVDTLFLCFCEDLERNDGSAERPYFMSPELHEILSKTKLLEEDKDGVEQVDEAKQADEVKQEEQTPLQQQQDGEVQLKQQSLLSQNEEEQPLQARTDREEPKEEKSEEQKVSKTEQVENAATEEEEVGEEEEAAAGKQEGKAEVVPPSAAEAEEETGEEQEEKKEEEKPSCESRE from the exons GGGAGGCCAGGAAGTTTGATCCAAACTTCAAGGGGCCGATTCACAACAG GGGCTGCACAGATGTCCTCTGCTGTATAATCTTCATCTTAGCCTTACTGGGATATTTTGCTGTGGGTATCATTG cctggTCCCAGGGTGACCCTAGGAAGGTGATCTATCCCacagacagcagggggcagttcTGCGGCCAAGCCGGAACACCTTTGGA GAAGAAGCCTCTCCTGTTTTACTTTAACATCCTGAAATGTGCCAgtcctctggtgctgctggagtttCAGTGCCCCACCACACAG ttGTGTGTGGAGCGTTGTCCTGACCGGCACCTCACCTTGGTGAAGGCCAAGGTAGGCAACAAAGACGACCGTGAATACTACAGGCAGTACTGCAAGGAAGGTGTGGACTTTGCCAAACTG AGTCCGCCAGAAATCCTAAAGGAGGGGTTGTGTCCAGCCATGCTGATGCCGAGTAAAGCCT TCACGCgtcgctgcctccctgccttgGGCACCATGAAAGGTGGGGTGGTTGTTGTGGGCAACGAGACCGTTTTTGATGCCGGAGAAGGAACCAGCGTCAACGCTTCGGACATTCTGGAGGCTTCCAA AAAATCAAATGCAGTTGTGGAAGCGCGCCAGGTGGCCATGAGAATCTTTGAGGATTACACTCAGTCATGGTACTGGATTTTGCT GGGTCTGGTGATCGCCATGGTCATCAGCTTGATTTTCATTGTCCTGCTGCGATTTCTGGCTGGTATCATGGTCTGGGTCATGATTGTTCTGGTTATTCTGGTCATTGGATACG gtatTTTCCACTGTTACATGGAGTTTGCCAGTCTAAAAGACCAGCCCGGTTCTGACATTACCATCCGTGACCTGGGCCTGCAGACAGACTTTGCTGTGTACCTGCAGATTAGACAGACCTGGCTGGCGTTCA TGATCATTTTGGCCATTGTGGAGGTCATCATCATCCTGCTACTCATCTTCCTCAGGAAGAGACTCCTAATTGCCATCGCTCTGATCAAAGAGGCCAGCAA AGCCGTTGGACATGTGATGTCGTCTCTGTTCTACCCActgctgacctttgccctcctTGCGGTGGTGATTGCTTACTGGGCCATTACTGCTGT CTTCTTGTCCACATCTAATGAGCAGGTGTACAAAGTGTTCAACAACAGCGACTGTGCGTACGCACTTGACAACTGCAACCCTAAG ACATTCAACACCTCCAATGTTTCCACCGAGTGTCCCGATGCAGAGTGCCTGTTTGCCTTCTATGGTGGGGAGACCCTCTACCATAAATACCTCATCCTGTTCCAGTTCTACAACGTTTTCCTGTTCTTCTGGTGTGCCAACTTTGTGACGGCCCTGGGCCAGGTCACCCTGGCAGGGGCCTTCGCCTCATATTATTGGGCATTCAAAAAGCCTGAAGATATTCCCGCCAGCCCCATCTGTGCTTCCTTGGGCCGGGCCCTTCG ATACCACACGGGTTCTTTGGCTTTTGGTTCGCTAATCTTGTCTTTGGTCCAAGTGATCAGGGTCCTCCTGGAGTACCTGGATCATAAGTTGAAAG GTGCTCAGAACCGGTTTGCCAAATTCCTGTTGAGCTGCTTGAAGTGCTGCTTCTGGTGTCTGGAGAAATGCATTAAGTTCCTTAACAGGAACGCCTACATCATG ATTGCTATTTATGGAAAGAGTTTCTGCCCCTCGGCTCGAGAtgccttttttcttctcatgagGAACATCATCAG GGTGGCTGTTTTAGATAAAGTCacagacttcctgttgtttctgGGGAAACTGCTCATCGTTGGAATTGTTG GgatcttctctttcttcttcttctctggaaaaATCAAAGCAGTGGAGGATGCTGCGCCGTCTCTGAACTACTACTGGGTGCCGATACTG ACGGTGGTAGTGGGATCCTACCTCATCGCCCATGGCTTCTTCAGTGTGTACGCCATGTGTGTGGACACGCTGTTCCTCTGCTTCT GTGAGGATTTGGAAAGAAATGATGGCTCGGCTGAAAGGCCTTACTTCATGTCGCCTGAGCTGCATGAAATTCTCTCCAAAACCAAACTGCTGGAGGAGGATAAAGACGGCGTGgagcaggtggatgaggccAAGCAGGCGGATGAGGtgaaacaggaggagcagaccccgcttcagcagcagcaagatGGGGAGGTCCAACTGAAGCAGCAGAGCCTGCTCAGCCAGAacgaggaggagcagcctcTGCAGGCCCGGACGGACAGGGAAGAGccgaaggaggagaagagcgaaGAGCAAAAAGTCAGCAAGacagagcaggtggaaaacGCAgccacagaagaggaggaagtcggggaggaagaggaggcggctgCGGGGAAGCAGGAGGGAAAGGCAGAGGTCGTGCCGCCCTCTGCTGCGGAGGCTGAGGAAGAGACTGGTGAAGaacaagaagagaaaaaagaggaggaaaaacctTCCTGTGAATCACGCGAGTAG